One Coleofasciculus sp. FACHB-T130 DNA segment encodes these proteins:
- a CDS encoding tetratricopeptide repeat protein, producing the protein MAAQAPSVSIAQQPATSSQNATTTDKQQAYARAEQLIKQGQQLENQGTVESQQQALAKYEEALSIWQQLAVDEAPPYRVRSWEALTLSLIGTIYDVDQDEPQKALDYFERGLAVRRELKNRLQDAIARASTDNAGSNSDDQQKLLDSYKQALVATNVGEASLLDSLGNVYYSLGKMQEALKHHNQALSLFQAEKQPSREAITLNNIGDVYFKLGETQSSLGFYNRALVIQRAEKDTAAQVQTLQNIGLSYINLGESQQALESYEQALKIQQERKDLAGQADILSQIGLLNYSLGEHQKALNSYNQALELQQAAQENLSGTGLTFNLSQQAGILSGIASTYASSGFGDYSKALDFYNQARSLLQKAGNRFGEATVLSSVSYVYNQLGEMHKALDALNQALVLWRAIPAPAREAFTLRNIADIHNSMGKPQQALDLYNQALDIQRRVNDRTQEAVTLNSIAGVYKSLGDYQLSIDTNTKALEIFKSIGDRTRQASTLDDIGFVYQEAKVYKKSLDYHNQALTLARENNDFSRQSRILTSIVRAYELLKDYPKALDATKQLLSLSHQQKDSFWEAMSFVMSGRVYLASGDYPKALEATQKAVTGHRKVGTRLAEANALRNLGKVYNALKQYEKALSTYDRELALRRLMGDRTEEAYTLYEVAITQRDKGNLNAARTQIEAAIKIVEDIRTRVTSPELRTSYFASVQNYYQFYIDVLMQLHKKEPYIGYDALALHASERARARSLLELLTEANANIRQGVEPKQLEQERTLQQKLDAVEKRRVELHSSNPTKGQLEKIERERENLLEEYRQAQAQIRATSPRYAALTQPKPLTLAEIQQQVLDDDTLLLEYSLGEERSYLWAVTKTSITSYELPKRAEIELTARGFYELLNTPGYSLETRKPTDKRGGIEVELAPASTEVVTKLSQMLLGQVAGKLDKKRLVIVSDGALQYVPFAALPVPTQASTENKANPSTSHIPLLVN; encoded by the coding sequence GTGGCGGCACAGGCACCCAGCGTTTCAATTGCCCAACAGCCAGCGACTTCCTCGCAAAATGCAACGACTACTGATAAGCAACAAGCCTATGCACGGGCAGAGCAGCTGATAAAGCAAGGACAGCAACTAGAAAACCAAGGAACGGTAGAATCTCAGCAACAAGCGCTTGCCAAATACGAAGAAGCACTCTCTATTTGGCAGCAATTGGCGGTTGACGAGGCTCCGCCGTATCGGGTTCGCAGTTGGGAAGCACTGACTCTTTCTCTCATCGGTACCATCTACGATGTTGACCAAGACGAGCCTCAGAAGGCGCTGGACTATTTCGAGCGGGGGTTAGCTGTCAGGCGCGAGTTGAAAAACCGCCTTCAGGACGCGATCGCTCGCGCCTCTACCGATAATGCTGGCTCCAACTCGGACGACCAACAAAAACTGCTCGACTCGTATAAGCAAGCACTTGTAGCCACCAACGTTGGGGAAGCTTCCCTGCTCGATTCTCTCGGCAATGTTTACTACAGCTTGGGCAAAATGCAAGAAGCGCTCAAACATCACAATCAAGCCCTGTCGCTGTTTCAAGCTGAGAAACAACCCTCTCGTGAAGCTATTACGCTGAACAACATTGGTGATGTCTACTTTAAACTAGGCGAAACTCAATCAAGCCTCGGCTTTTACAATCGAGCGCTGGTAATCCAACGTGCCGAGAAGGATACTGCCGCACAAGTCCAAACACTTCAGAATATCGGTCTGAGCTACATCAACTTGGGCGAATCGCAACAGGCGCTTGAATCTTATGAACAAGCACTAAAAATCCAACAAGAAAGGAAGGATTTGGCTGGGCAAGCGGATATCCTCAGCCAAATTGGCTTGCTCAACTACTCATTGGGCGAGCATCAGAAGGCGTTGAACTCCTATAACCAAGCGCTGGAACTCCAACAAGCAGCACAGGAAAATCTATCTGGAACAGGTTTAACCTTCAACCTTTCTCAGCAAGCTGGGATTCTCTCAGGTATCGCTAGCACCTACGCCTCATCAGGATTTGGCGATTATTCCAAAGCGCTGGACTTTTATAACCAAGCGCGATCGCTTTTGCAAAAGGCGGGAAACCGATTTGGGGAAGCGACAGTCCTCAGCTCAGTCAGCTATGTCTACAACCAATTAGGGGAAATGCACAAAGCCCTCGATGCATTAAACCAAGCGCTCGTGTTGTGGCGTGCCATTCCCGCTCCCGCTAGAGAAGCTTTTACCCTCCGTAACATTGCTGATATCCATAATTCAATGGGTAAGCCGCAACAAGCGCTCGACTTATACAACCAAGCGCTCGATATCCAGCGTCGGGTGAACGATCGCACTCAAGAAGCCGTCACCCTTAATAGCATCGCTGGAGTCTACAAGTCGCTAGGAGATTATCAGCTCAGTATCGATACAAACACCAAAGCACTAGAGATATTTAAAAGCATTGGCGATCGCACCAGGCAAGCTTCAACCCTTGACGACATTGGCTTTGTCTACCAAGAAGCGAAAGTTTATAAGAAGTCGCTTGACTATCACAACCAAGCGCTAACTCTGGCAAGAGAAAATAACGATTTTTCGCGCCAATCCAGGATACTCACTTCTATAGTTAGAGCCTACGAGTTATTAAAGGATTATCCCAAGGCGCTTGATGCTACTAAACAATTACTTTCACTGTCGCACCAACAGAAGGACAGCTTTTGGGAAGCCATGTCCTTCGTTATGAGCGGCAGGGTGTATTTGGCATCGGGAGATTATCCCAAAGCACTGGAAGCCACGCAAAAGGCAGTGACTGGGCACCGGAAGGTGGGGACTCGCCTAGCAGAAGCCAACGCCTTGCGGAACCTGGGCAAGGTTTACAATGCGTTGAAGCAGTACGAAAAAGCGCTTTCAACCTATGATCGGGAACTAGCACTACGGCGGTTGATGGGCGATCGCACGGAGGAAGCATATACACTCTATGAGGTTGCGATTACACAACGCGACAAGGGCAATCTCAACGCAGCCCGTACCCAAATCGAAGCCGCCATCAAAATTGTTGAGGACATACGCACCAGAGTCACCAGCCCAGAACTGCGTACTTCCTACTTTGCCTCCGTGCAGAATTACTACCAGTTCTACATCGACGTGCTGATGCAGTTGCACAAAAAAGAGCCTTATATTGGGTACGATGCTCTGGCACTGCACGCCTCGGAACGCGCTCGTGCCCGGAGTCTTTTGGAACTCCTAACAGAGGCTAACGCTAATATTCGGCAAGGAGTCGAGCCAAAACAGCTGGAACAAGAGCGCACCTTGCAGCAAAAACTTGATGCTGTTGAAAAACGCCGAGTTGAGTTACACAGTAGCAACCCCACTAAAGGACAGCTAGAGAAAATTGAACGAGAACGCGAAAATCTCTTAGAAGAGTATCGACAAGCCCAGGCACAAATCCGAGCCACCAGTCCCCGCTATGCCGCCCTGACTCAGCCAAAACCCCTCACCTTGGCAGAGATTCAGCAGCAGGTTCTTGATGACGATACGCTGCTTTTGGAATACTCATTAGGCGAAGAACGCAGCTATCTTTGGGCTGTCACCAAGACTAGCATCACCAGCTACGAACTCCCCAAACGCGCCGAAATTGAGTTAACGGCACGGGGTTTCTATGAACTTTTGAACACTCCTGGCTATAGCTTGGAAACCCGAAAGCCGACCGATAAGCGAGGAGGAATTGAGGTTGAACTCGCTCCCGCTAGCACCGAAGTTGTAACCAAACTCAGCCAGATGCTCTTGGGGCAAGTGGCTGGGAAACTGGATAAGAAACGATTAGTTATTGTCAGCGACGGTGCATTGCAGTATGTCCCCTTTGCCGCGCTACCAGTGCCAACGCAGGCAAGCACAGAAAACAAAGCCAATCCTTCCACCTCACATATTCCGCTGTTAGTCAATTAG
- a CDS encoding TM0106 family RecB-like putative nuclease produces the protein MLLTVNMLRHYQRCSRRSFLDLYGDPTQQDFQSDFRAKLQQDRYALQQTVLAGQTYHKPNYAWGDWHAGANATIALMQEGVELIYRGVLLKEEGVGIKDESFLHLPKTVTLVSCPDFLVKQPGQSNFGDWIYVPSDIHLGRRPKLEYQTVAAFHAHLLASVQGVMPDTVWLQLREKKAYAVNLSKWVPMMQALVEECIEMLLSRQEPEVFITRQRCNLCPWLNHCYAIAQEQQHLSLIPGVTPSRYQHLQTLELTSRESLAGVSPAFLEPVLGEEVAQQLVQQAQSVVENRAMLLEKPFAIAKTTQTAEWVMDNPSSLLSPIELYFDIEAEPSLELDYLLGVLVVDRQANTETFYPFLAEQPSDEELVWQQFLDLVWTYPQAPIFHFCDYEILTMKRLAKCYNTPLERLRPVLSRFVDIHEWVTGMVTLPVESYALKAIAHWLGFEWRDAGANGQVCIYWYDQWLKTRDRTFLDAILRYNEDDCRATRHLKDWLVDFIQDAAHLDARE, from the coding sequence ATGCTGCTAACTGTTAATATGTTGCGGCACTACCAACGTTGTAGTCGCCGGTCTTTTCTCGATTTATATGGAGATCCTACCCAGCAGGATTTTCAAAGTGATTTTCGCGCCAAATTGCAACAGGATCGGTATGCTCTCCAGCAAACCGTTCTGGCGGGACAGACTTATCACAAACCCAATTACGCTTGGGGAGATTGGCACGCTGGTGCGAATGCCACCATTGCCTTGATGCAAGAAGGCGTTGAGCTAATTTACCGAGGCGTGCTTCTGAAAGAGGAAGGAGTAGGGATAAAGGATGAATCCTTCTTGCACCTTCCGAAGACAGTGACCCTCGTGAGTTGTCCTGATTTCTTGGTTAAACAACCCGGACAATCAAACTTTGGCGATTGGATTTACGTTCCCAGTGACATTCATTTAGGTCGGCGTCCTAAGCTGGAATATCAAACGGTTGCAGCTTTTCACGCCCATCTACTGGCATCTGTTCAGGGCGTTATGCCGGATACGGTTTGGCTGCAATTACGGGAAAAAAAGGCTTATGCAGTCAATTTGAGTAAATGGGTGCCGATGATGCAGGCACTTGTAGAGGAGTGTATCGAAATGCTCCTGTCTCGGCAAGAGCCAGAGGTGTTCATTACCCGTCAGCGGTGCAATCTTTGCCCTTGGTTAAATCACTGCTATGCGATCGCGCAAGAACAGCAACATCTCTCTTTGATTCCGGGTGTAACGCCGAGTCGCTATCAGCATTTGCAGACGCTTGAACTGACGAGTCGGGAGTCTCTGGCAGGTGTCAGTCCAGCTTTTTTGGAGCCAGTTTTGGGAGAGGAAGTCGCGCAACAGCTAGTACAGCAAGCGCAATCAGTAGTGGAGAATCGGGCGATGCTTCTGGAGAAACCCTTTGCGATCGCTAAAACCACTCAAACAGCAGAATGGGTGATGGACAATCCATCTTCTCTCCTTTCACCTATCGAACTTTACTTTGATATTGAAGCAGAACCGTCGCTAGAACTGGATTATCTGCTGGGAGTTTTAGTGGTAGACCGTCAAGCTAATACAGAAACGTTTTATCCTTTCTTAGCAGAACAACCCAGCGACGAAGAATTGGTTTGGCAGCAATTTTTAGATTTGGTTTGGACTTATCCTCAGGCTCCCATTTTCCATTTCTGCGACTACGAAATCCTGACGATGAAGCGGCTGGCTAAATGCTACAACACCCCGCTGGAGAGGCTACGTCCGGTGCTATCGCGCTTTGTGGATATCCACGAGTGGGTAACAGGGATGGTGACACTGCCCGTCGAAAGTTATGCTTTAAAAGCGATCGCGCATTGGTTGGGTTTTGAGTGGCGCGATGCGGGGGCGAATGGGCAAGTGTGTATCTATTGGTACGATCAATGGTTAAAAACACGCGATCGCACTTTCCTCGACGCCATTCTGCGCTACAACGAGGATGATTGCCGCGCTACCCGTCACCTTAAAGACTGGCTGGTAGACTTTATACAGGATGCGGCTCATTTGGATGCACGGGAGTAA
- a CDS encoding esterase-like activity of phytase family protein — MSKIDKFFTSFCFIGGLTAAILTAHPAQAFKITGVDYLGQFTFSTGFSFQGTELGGLSGITYDASKDVYYSISDDRSEKAPARFYTLKIDISQGSLKQGGVTPVDVTTLLNVNNQPFAPLSLDSEGIALSSKGSLFISSEGDANQLINPFVNEFSLAGQQLQTLPVPQKFLPTAAKDSGIRNNLAFESLTLTPDQKYLFTATENALVQDGAVADIKVASPSRILKYNLVTGKPEQEFLYVTDPVAAAPNPVNSFKTNGLVDLLAVNEDTFLSLERSFSTGVGNTIKLFEVSLEKATDISSINSLSAINLNTIKPAQKKLLLDFEKLGVTLDNIEGLTFGPDLADGRKSLIVVSDNNFSPIQFTQVLAFGIGTKSAAHRSVPEPSALTGLVFAALVSIKVKRHIHS, encoded by the coding sequence ATGAGCAAGATCGATAAATTTTTTACATCTTTCTGTTTTATTGGTGGATTAACCGCTGCAATTCTGACAGCACATCCCGCTCAGGCATTCAAAATAACCGGCGTTGATTACTTAGGACAATTCACTTTTTCGACTGGTTTTTCATTTCAGGGAACTGAATTGGGAGGGCTATCAGGAATTACTTACGATGCCAGTAAAGACGTTTATTACAGTATTTCTGATGACCGGAGTGAAAAGGCACCAGCTCGGTTTTATACCCTCAAAATTGATATTTCTCAGGGTTCTTTAAAGCAGGGGGGAGTAACTCCTGTAGACGTAACAACCTTGTTGAATGTAAACAATCAACCTTTTGCTCCTTTAAGTCTTGACTCCGAAGGGATTGCCTTAAGTAGCAAGGGAAGTCTATTTATCTCTTCTGAAGGAGATGCGAACCAATTAATTAATCCTTTCGTCAATGAATTTTCTTTGGCAGGTCAGCAACTTCAAACCCTGCCAGTTCCTCAGAAGTTTTTACCAACAGCGGCTAAAGATAGCGGGATTCGCAATAATTTAGCCTTTGAAAGCTTGACGCTTACCCCTGACCAAAAGTATTTGTTTACAGCTACAGAAAATGCCTTGGTTCAGGATGGTGCTGTCGCTGACATCAAGGTGGCAAGTCCTTCGCGAATCTTAAAATATAACCTCGTAACTGGGAAGCCGGAACAGGAATTTTTATACGTTACCGATCCAGTTGCCGCAGCACCCAATCCTGTTAATAGTTTCAAGACCAATGGTTTAGTAGATTTGTTAGCAGTGAATGAAGATACGTTTCTTAGCTTAGAACGGTCTTTTTCTACTGGAGTGGGGAACACAATCAAGCTGTTTGAGGTGTCTTTAGAAAAGGCAACCGATATTAGCAGTATTAACAGTCTCAGTGCAATCAACCTCAACACTATCAAACCAGCTCAGAAAAAACTGCTGCTTGATTTTGAGAAGTTAGGTGTGACGCTCGATAATATTGAAGGTTTGACTTTTGGCCCTGATTTGGCGGATGGGCGAAAGTCGCTGATTGTAGTTAGCGATAACAACTTTAGCCCGATTCAGTTTACCCAGGTACTCGCCTTTGGAATTGGCACCAAATCAGCGGCGCATCGTTCTGTCCCGGAACCTTCGGCACTCACAGGCTTGGTATTTGCAGCACTTGTGAGCATTAAAGTCAAGCGCCACATTCATAGTTAA
- the gltX gene encoding glutamate--tRNA ligase — protein sequence MTVRVRIAPSPTGNLHIGTARTAVFNWLFARHHGGEFILRIEDTDEARSRPEYTQNILDGLKWMGMTWDEGPFFQSKRLDLYRKAIQTLVDKGYAYRCYTSEAELDELRTAQAARKEAPRYDNRHRNLTPEQQAAFEAEGRRPVLRFKIDDDREISWNDLVRGKVSWKASDLGGDMVIARASDDSVGQPLYNLAVVVDDIDMRITHVIRGEDHIANTAKQILLYEALGSAIPEFAHTPLILNKEGKKLSKRDGVTSISDFQQMGYTPEALANYMTLLGWTPPDSTKEIFTLPEAAQQFGFERVNKAGAKFDWDKLNWLNSQYLHKMPIDELLNQLIPYWQAAGYEFDPISDRPWLEQLTSLLSASLTRLQDAVEMSRIFFSQSVAYSEEGLTQLQQDGTETALQAILDALENHQTLTAEGAQDIIKQLTKEKNLKKGLVMRSFRAALTGDLHGPDLIQSWLILNQRGLDKLRLQQALEK from the coding sequence GTGACCGTTAGAGTTCGGATTGCACCAAGTCCTACTGGGAACTTACATATTGGGACGGCGAGAACCGCTGTATTTAACTGGCTGTTTGCTCGCCATCATGGCGGCGAGTTCATCCTGCGAATTGAAGACACCGATGAAGCGCGATCGCGCCCCGAATATACTCAAAACATCCTTGATGGTCTGAAATGGATGGGAATGACCTGGGATGAGGGGCCATTTTTTCAATCCAAGCGCCTCGACCTGTACCGCAAAGCCATTCAAACTCTCGTAGATAAGGGCTATGCTTATCGCTGCTACACCAGCGAAGCCGAACTAGACGAATTGCGGACAGCGCAAGCGGCAAGAAAAGAGGCTCCCCGTTATGACAACCGCCATCGGAACTTGACGCCAGAACAACAAGCGGCTTTTGAAGCCGAAGGGCGTCGTCCGGTGCTTCGCTTCAAAATTGATGATGACCGGGAGATCTCCTGGAACGATCTGGTACGCGGCAAAGTTAGCTGGAAAGCCAGCGACCTCGGCGGCGATATGGTGATTGCTCGTGCCTCAGACGATTCAGTGGGTCAGCCGCTGTACAATTTGGCAGTGGTGGTGGATGACATTGATATGCGGATCACCCATGTCATCCGGGGAGAAGACCATATTGCGAACACAGCTAAGCAAATTTTGCTCTACGAGGCACTGGGAAGTGCAATCCCGGAATTTGCCCATACGCCATTGATTTTGAACAAGGAAGGCAAAAAGCTCTCGAAGCGGGATGGCGTCACTTCCATTTCCGACTTCCAGCAAATGGGCTACACGCCTGAAGCCTTGGCGAATTACATGACATTGTTGGGATGGACGCCCCCGGATTCCACTAAGGAAATCTTTACTCTGCCAGAAGCGGCTCAACAGTTCGGCTTTGAGCGCGTCAATAAGGCAGGGGCAAAATTTGACTGGGATAAGCTGAATTGGCTTAACAGTCAGTATCTGCACAAGATGCCGATAGATGAGCTATTAAATCAGCTGATTCCCTACTGGCAGGCGGCTGGATACGAATTTGACCCGATCAGCGATCGCCCTTGGTTAGAGCAGTTAACCAGCCTGCTGAGTGCCAGCCTGACGCGCTTGCAGGATGCAGTCGAGATGAGCCGGATATTCTTTAGCCAAAGCGTAGCCTACAGCGAAGAGGGACTGACTCAGTTGCAGCAGGACGGCACCGAAACCGCTTTGCAGGCGATTTTGGACGCCCTGGAAAATCATCAAACTTTGACAGCAGAGGGTGCCCAAGACATCATCAAACAGCTGACCAAGGAGAAGAATCTGAAGAAAGGATTAGTGATGCGAAGTTTCCGCGCAGCTCTAACCGGCGATTTGCATGGTCCTGATTTGATTCAATCTTGGTTGATCCTGAATCAGCGGGGTCTGGACAAGCTACGTTTACAGCAAGCCCTAGAAAAGTAA
- a CDS encoding TPM domain-containing protein has translation MAPITVVELRSLMLKQIALAGFASFAVAAFPVVSKALTVQEVPNPRQINGGWVTDMADMLSPATEAQLNQIISDLEAKNSTEIAVVTVPETSPSATPKAFATSLFNYWRIGKKGQDNGVLLLISQGERRVEIETGYSIESILPDARVNKIIQQEITPRFKQGDFNGGTLAGTQALIVELRAGELPTPAGVPTPPVSIPAAPASVPTTTASVVGVVYPLAGVGGVLVLILGTVAYVRRPRSGILLEPTGRSRIEGDSGDTHPWHCATCKKQMQKLDAIALQPYLSQAEQVAQKLGSVRFEGWQCLKCYPQLTGQTIHICAYILDSQQFNTCLTCQELTVTQTIKAILEQPTWNREGKQLVAKECHCCSYNEEVKETLPCLTPSRHTVFIEPTGRSRVIGSTRPTHCADCRYPMQQMDWNILQFHLRKPERAAQNLGSVKFIGWQCPNGCQQTSSLGIHIRAYILNSRQFSTCPTCHELTVQCTSQVTRSATEYSQGIRLFTHNCHCCSYQRQIETKIPRLPPRPSSTQRNSVRRSSTSWISNSSTSTSDTSSSSCSYDSGSSYSSSSSDFGGGSSDGGGAGGSW, from the coding sequence ATGGCACCCATTACAGTTGTTGAGTTGCGATCGCTTATGCTCAAACAAATTGCTCTTGCTGGTTTTGCGAGTTTCGCCGTTGCTGCCTTCCCAGTCGTCAGCAAGGCTTTAACCGTTCAGGAAGTTCCCAATCCTCGGCAAATTAATGGTGGCTGGGTGACAGACATGGCGGATATGCTCAGTCCGGCGACGGAAGCACAACTCAACCAGATCATCTCAGATTTAGAGGCAAAAAATAGCACTGAAATCGCGGTAGTGACGGTGCCAGAGACTTCACCTTCTGCTACTCCCAAGGCGTTCGCTACGTCGCTATTTAATTATTGGCGCATTGGCAAGAAAGGGCAGGACAACGGGGTGCTGTTACTAATTTCTCAGGGGGAACGTCGCGTAGAAATCGAAACGGGTTACAGTATCGAGTCGATTCTCCCCGATGCGCGTGTTAACAAAATTATCCAACAAGAAATCACGCCGCGATTTAAGCAGGGCGACTTTAACGGTGGCACCCTGGCGGGAACGCAAGCACTGATTGTAGAGTTGAGAGCGGGTGAACTGCCAACTCCTGCTGGCGTTCCGACTCCACCTGTCAGCATTCCGGCTGCACCTGCTAGCGTTCCGACTACAACTGCTAGCGTTGTAGGAGTGGTTTACCCACTAGCGGGTGTTGGCGGTGTATTAGTGTTGATTCTAGGGACAGTTGCTTATGTGCGTCGTCCTCGCAGTGGGATTTTGCTCGAACCGACAGGGCGATCGCGCATAGAAGGTGACAGTGGCGACACTCATCCCTGGCATTGCGCTACTTGCAAAAAGCAGATGCAAAAACTGGATGCGATCGCACTCCAGCCTTATCTCAGCCAAGCTGAGCAAGTAGCGCAAAAGTTAGGCAGCGTCAGATTTGAAGGCTGGCAGTGTCTCAAGTGTTATCCGCAACTAACTGGGCAGACAATTCACATTTGTGCTTACATTCTGGACTCACAACAATTTAACACTTGCCTCACCTGTCAGGAATTGACCGTCACCCAGACAATCAAAGCTATTTTGGAACAACCTACATGGAATAGAGAAGGTAAGCAACTGGTTGCCAAAGAATGCCACTGTTGTTCCTATAACGAGGAAGTTAAGGAAACGCTTCCTTGCCTAACTCCCTCGCGCCATACAGTTTTCATCGAACCAACCGGGCGATCGCGAGTAATCGGCTCAACTCGCCCCACCCATTGCGCTGATTGCCGATATCCCATGCAACAAATGGACTGGAATATACTCCAATTCCATCTTAGGAAACCTGAGCGAGCAGCTCAGAACCTAGGTAGCGTCAAATTTATCGGCTGGCAATGTCCCAACGGTTGCCAACAAACCTCTAGTCTGGGAATCCACATCCGTGCATACATTCTGAACTCAAGGCAATTTAGCACTTGCCCCACCTGTCATGAATTGACCGTCCAATGCACATCGCAGGTTACGCGATCGGCAACAGAGTACAGCCAAGGGATACGCCTGTTTACTCACAATTGCCACTGTTGCTCTTATCAGCGGCAAATTGAGACAAAAATTCCTCGCCTACCTCCTCGTCCTAGCAGCACTCAGAGGAATAGCGTTCGCCGTTCTAGCACTAGCTGGATTTCCAACAGCAGCACTAGCACTTCCGATACTAGCAGCAGTAGTTGTAGTTATGACAGTGGCAGTAGTTATAGCAGCAGTAGCAGCGATTTTGGCGGCGGCAGCAGTGATGGTGGCGGTGCTGGTGGCAGCTGGTAG
- a CDS encoding homoserine dehydrogenase — translation MAFKIGLLGLGTVGTGTAQILLDPQGRHPLLQEIEVYRVGVRSLDKPRLVEMSESLLTTDLESIVTDPHVDIVVEVMGGLEPARSLILKAIANGKHVVTANKAVISRYGDEIFTAANQAGVYVMLEAAVGGGIPVIQPLKQALSVNRIHSVTGIVNGTTNYILSRMQTEGGEFSEILADAQQLGYAEADPTADVDGLDAADKMAILASLAFGGRIKLPEIYCEGISKVSAADIAYAEKLGFTIKLLAIAKQDLPASEKGTSLQVRVHPTLVPKTHPLASISGVYNAILVEGEPIGQVMFYGRGAGSGPTASAVVSDILNIAAILKSGGDAAKLHPLLSCSHQDYCAIAPMEELVTRFYARFLTRDRPGVIGKLGTSFGNYQVSLESVVQTGIHGELAEIVVVTHDVREGNFRQALDEIRTLDTIDSIPSILRVL, via the coding sequence GTGGCTTTTAAAATTGGATTACTGGGACTGGGGACAGTCGGCACGGGTACGGCACAAATTTTGCTAGATCCGCAAGGGCGTCATCCGCTGCTGCAAGAAATAGAAGTTTATCGGGTGGGAGTGCGATCGCTAGATAAGCCTCGACTCGTAGAAATGTCAGAAAGCTTGCTGACGACCGATTTGGAATCGATTGTCACCGACCCCCATGTGGATATTGTGGTCGAGGTGATGGGAGGCTTAGAACCGGCGCGATCGCTCATCCTCAAAGCGATCGCCAATGGTAAGCACGTTGTCACGGCAAACAAGGCGGTGATTTCTCGCTACGGCGATGAAATTTTTACGGCGGCGAATCAAGCAGGCGTCTATGTGATGCTAGAGGCAGCCGTTGGGGGCGGTATCCCGGTGATTCAACCCCTGAAGCAGGCGCTGAGTGTCAACCGGATTCATTCGGTGACTGGCATTGTCAATGGCACCACGAATTACATCCTCAGTCGGATGCAAACCGAGGGGGGTGAATTTAGCGAGATTCTGGCAGATGCCCAGCAGTTGGGCTATGCAGAAGCCGATCCAACGGCTGATGTAGATGGTTTAGATGCTGCTGACAAGATGGCGATTTTGGCTTCCTTAGCGTTTGGGGGACGCATCAAGCTGCCAGAAATTTACTGTGAAGGAATTTCTAAGGTCAGCGCCGCCGATATTGCCTATGCGGAAAAACTCGGCTTTACGATCAAATTATTAGCGATCGCTAAACAAGATTTACCGGCATCGGAGAAAGGGACTTCTCTACAAGTCAGAGTTCATCCGACTCTCGTACCCAAAACTCACCCGCTTGCCAGTATTAGCGGCGTCTATAACGCAATTCTCGTAGAAGGCGAACCGATTGGGCAGGTGATGTTTTACGGACGAGGGGCGGGTTCCGGGCCTACTGCCAGCGCCGTTGTCTCGGATATTTTAAATATTGCTGCCATTTTGAAAAGTGGTGGAGATGCTGCCAAACTGCATCCCCTATTAAGCTGTTCCCATCAAGATTACTGCGCGATCGCCCCGATGGAGGAGCTAGTTACGCGGTTTTACGCTCGTTTCTTGACACGGGATCGTCCGGGCGTTATTGGTAAGTTGGGCACCAGTTTCGGCAATTACCAGGTGAGTCTTGAATCTGTGGTGCAAACTGGTATCCACGGCGAACTTGCCGAAATTGTCGTCGTGACTCACGATGTCCGGGAAGGGAACTTTCGACAAGCCCTGGATGAAATTCGCACGTTAGATACGATAGACAGTATTCCCAGCATTTTGCGAGTTTTGTGA